A DNA window from Mycobacterium sp. IDR2000157661 contains the following coding sequences:
- a CDS encoding DUF1622 domain-containing protein: MRTQLLALEILPESTLRTVVDSMVRLVEAAGAVIIFIGALIAVGRFTVSMLRRDAGQFSSVRLTLGRFLALGLEFQLAADILRTAISPSFDQIGKLAAIAAIRTALNFFLAKEIATEQEALRRRSSSATDEPTSS, translated from the coding sequence ATGCGGACACAGCTGCTGGCCCTGGAGATCCTGCCGGAGTCGACGCTGCGGACAGTCGTCGACTCGATGGTGCGATTGGTGGAGGCTGCGGGTGCGGTCATCATCTTCATCGGTGCCCTGATCGCGGTCGGTCGCTTCACCGTCTCGATGCTGCGACGCGACGCCGGCCAGTTCTCCTCGGTTCGGTTGACGTTGGGGCGATTCCTGGCGCTGGGGCTCGAGTTTCAACTCGCTGCCGACATCTTGCGCACGGCCATCTCGCCCTCGTTCGACCAGATCGGCAAGCTCGCGGCCATCGCGGCCATCCGGACCGCGCTGAACTTCTTCCTGGCGAAAGAGATCGCCACGGAACAGGAGGCGCTGCGAAGACGGTCCAGCTCGGCCACGGACGAACCGACGTCCTCCTGA
- a CDS encoding DUF421 domain-containing protein, whose amino-acid sequence MWFDDWTGILRVVLAGVTAYVAVVVLLRVFGKRTLAKLTAFDLVVTVAVGSTLATIFLSSDVAIAEGVTALALLAVLQTGVALIASRLKRGRSIVTSCPTLLLTHGRFLTDEMRKARINPADIRQAARSSGQGDLNAIAAVVLESDGSLSVISEDDLGDHSALAEVENRSELTRRAR is encoded by the coding sequence ATGTGGTTCGACGACTGGACCGGCATCCTGCGCGTGGTGCTCGCCGGCGTCACCGCATATGTCGCGGTGGTTGTCCTGCTGCGTGTCTTCGGCAAGCGAACACTGGCCAAGCTCACCGCCTTCGACTTGGTGGTGACGGTCGCGGTCGGCTCCACCCTGGCCACCATCTTCCTCAGCTCCGATGTGGCGATCGCCGAAGGCGTGACGGCACTGGCGCTGCTCGCAGTACTGCAGACCGGTGTTGCGCTGATCGCCTCTCGACTGAAGAGGGGTCGCTCGATCGTGACCTCGTGCCCCACCCTGCTGCTCACGCACGGCCGCTTCCTCACCGACGAGATGCGCAAGGCGCGGATCAATCCGGCCGACATCCGCCAAGCGGCACGGTCCTCGGGGCAGGGAGATCTAAACGCCATCGCGGCCGTCGTACTGGAGTCGGACGGATCGCTGAGCGTCATCAGCGAGGACGACCTGGGTGATCATTCCGCGTTGGCAGAAGTCGAGAACCGCTCGGAGCTCACGCGACGGGCTCGGTGA